The Akkermansia sp. N21116 genome includes a region encoding these proteins:
- a CDS encoding FGGY family carbohydrate kinase has product MYLLGYDLGSSSIKASLLDVESGICLASDFSPHHEMRISAPQIGWAEQDPLQWWNNLCLVTHSILQQADIDASDISAIGIAYQMHGLVTVDKNGEVLRPAIIWCDSRAVSLGETAFNRLGHRFCLEHLLNSPGNFTASKLSWIRKNEPEIFDRIHKIMLPGDYLAFRLTDNIQTTKSGLSEGIFWDFSQHDISRELLHVLGLSEQMLATQTPTFGVQGYVTRQAADELGLQAGIPVTYRAGDQPNNALSLNVLNPGEIAATAGTSGTVYGVGAKMTYDPASRVNTFLHVNHTEKKPRFGILLCINGAGSLNSWLKHNIALPGTNYHELDNAAAQIPIGSEGISVIPFGNGAERILCNRDIKASFHGINFNIHDNRHLLRASQEGIAFSLCYGIDIMKSMGLDISVIRAGNTNMFLSPVFRDSLAGVTEAEIELYDTDGSQGAARGAGLGAGIYASPQEAFSSLRKIATVTPSSTDRASYKDAYARWNSCASISNSFNNY; this is encoded by the coding sequence ATGTATCTTTTAGGCTATGATCTGGGAAGTTCTTCCATTAAGGCTTCTCTCCTTGACGTAGAATCCGGAATATGTCTTGCCTCCGATTTCAGTCCTCATCACGAAATGCGTATCTCGGCACCTCAAATCGGATGGGCCGAACAGGATCCCTTGCAATGGTGGAACAACCTCTGTCTGGTTACCCATTCCATCCTTCAACAAGCGGACATTGATGCCTCCGATATTTCCGCTATTGGGATTGCCTACCAGATGCACGGATTGGTTACAGTTGACAAAAACGGCGAAGTCCTCCGTCCCGCCATTATCTGGTGCGATAGCAGGGCTGTTTCCTTGGGCGAAACGGCTTTCAATCGGTTGGGACACCGTTTCTGCCTGGAACACCTTCTCAATTCTCCCGGTAATTTCACAGCATCAAAATTGTCGTGGATTCGAAAAAACGAACCTGAAATCTTTGATAGAATTCACAAAATCATGCTCCCCGGAGACTATCTTGCCTTCCGGTTAACAGACAACATACAAACAACGAAGTCGGGACTCTCCGAAGGGATTTTCTGGGATTTCTCCCAACATGATATCTCCCGTGAGTTGCTCCATGTTCTCGGTCTCTCCGAGCAGATGCTTGCCACCCAAACGCCAACTTTCGGGGTACAAGGTTATGTAACGCGCCAGGCAGCTGATGAACTGGGGCTTCAGGCCGGTATTCCGGTTACCTACAGAGCCGGAGATCAACCAAACAACGCTCTTTCACTCAATGTCCTCAATCCCGGTGAAATCGCAGCTACAGCCGGTACGTCGGGAACCGTCTACGGCGTCGGAGCAAAGATGACTTACGATCCCGCTTCACGCGTCAATACATTCCTACACGTCAACCATACGGAAAAGAAGCCGCGTTTTGGAATATTGTTGTGTATCAATGGTGCTGGGAGTCTTAACTCCTGGTTGAAACATAATATTGCCCTTCCGGGGACCAATTACCATGAATTAGACAATGCCGCTGCCCAAATCCCCATCGGCTCCGAAGGCATTTCCGTCATTCCTTTCGGAAACGGAGCCGAACGCATTCTTTGTAATAGGGATATTAAAGCCTCGTTTCATGGAATCAATTTCAATATCCATGACAACCGACACTTACTGCGAGCCTCCCAGGAAGGGATAGCCTTTTCCCTGTGTTACGGCATAGATATCATGAAATCCATGGGGTTGGATATTTCTGTAATTCGTGCCGGCAACACCAATATGTTTCTCAGCCCTGTTTTCCGAGACTCCCTGGCTGGAGTTACCGAAGCTGAAATTGAACTCTACGACACAGATGGTTCCCAAGGCGCAGCACGAGGCGCCGGGCTTGGTGCCGGAATTTATGCTTCTCCTCAGGAAGCATTCTCTTCCTTGCGCAAAATAGCTACCGTTACTCCATCATCGACCGATCGAGCTTCCTATAAAGATGCATATGCACGTTGGAATTCCTGTGCCAGCATCTCCAATTCTTTCAATAATTACTAA
- a CDS encoding NUDIX domain-containing protein codes for MMNAYLRHVSVDCVLFGFDGTNLHTLLVEKTGVHEGNNMKLPGRLIHENEDLETAASNIVEEMTGIKRSNLHQFKAFGAPDRTSNPNDRAWLEYQVSMDIDRVVTVGFMSTFRISTKLKTFSTVFNARWVPVNSTPKLIFDHNLILQEAVEYLRQMAQWQPAIIFKLLPPKFTALQLRKIYETITGIKIDARNFHKKISSMPYVKVLDETQTNVSHRAAHYYKFDKRIYNRMFGQL; via the coding sequence ATGATGAATGCGTACCTTCGTCATGTATCTGTAGACTGCGTACTATTCGGATTCGATGGAACGAACCTCCACACGCTTCTGGTAGAAAAAACCGGAGTTCATGAAGGGAATAATATGAAACTACCCGGTCGCCTCATTCACGAAAACGAAGATTTGGAAACAGCCGCTTCCAATATTGTCGAAGAAATGACAGGCATCAAACGGTCGAATCTTCACCAGTTCAAAGCATTTGGAGCTCCGGACAGAACGAGTAATCCCAATGATCGCGCTTGGCTGGAATACCAAGTCAGTATGGATATTGACCGTGTTGTCACCGTCGGATTCATGTCAACATTCCGAATTTCGACAAAGTTAAAAACATTTTCAACAGTTTTCAATGCCCGATGGGTACCGGTCAATTCAACGCCGAAGCTGATCTTCGACCACAATCTCATCCTGCAGGAAGCCGTGGAGTATCTCCGTCAGATGGCACAGTGGCAACCAGCCATTATCTTCAAACTTCTACCGCCCAAATTCACGGCTCTACAACTTAGGAAGATCTATGAAACCATTACAGGGATCAAAATAGATGCCCGCAATTTTCACAAAAAAATATCTTCCATGCCCTACGTCAAAGTGTTGGACGAAACACAGACCAATGTTTCCCACCGGGCTGCCCACTATTATAAATTCGATAAACGCATCTACAACCGAATGTTTGGACAATTGTAA